GGCAAGGATTACCACTTCCTGACCGAACCCGCCTTCAAGGCGCAGGTGGCGCGGGGCGAGATGCTGGAACACGCCTTCGTCTTCGGCAATTTCTACGGCTCGCCCGAGGCGCCGGTGCGCGCCGCCATCGAGGCCGGCCAGGACGTCTTGTTCGATATCGACTGGCAGGGGGCGCAACAGATCCGCGCCTCGGCGCTTGGCCAGAACACGCTGTCGGTCTTCCTGCTGCCGCCCTCGATCGCCGAGCTGCGCCGGCGTCTGGTCGAGCGCGGCCAGGACACCGCCGAGACCATCGCCGGACGGATGCAGAAAAGCTGGGACGAGATCAGCCATTGGGACGGTTACGATTTCGTGCTGGTGAATGACGATCTCGACGCCACCGAGGCGAAACTGAAGACCATCCTGACCGCCACCCGCCTGCGGCGCAGCCAGCAGCCCGGCCTGACCGAGCATGTGCGCGCGCTTCAGGCCGAATTCGAGGCCCTGCCATGACCCTTTACACGCTTGACGGAGTTGCGCCCACCTTGCCCGAGGATGGCGATGTCTGGATCGCGCCCGATGCCAATGTGATCGGCAAGGTGATCCTCGAAGCCGGCGTCTCGGTCTGGTTCGGCGCCACGCTGCGCGGCGATAACGAGCCGATCACGGTGGGCGAGGGGACCAATATCCAGGAAAACACCGTCTGCCATACCGATATGGGCTTTCCGCTGACCATCGGCGCGGGCTGCACCATCGGCCACAAGGCGATGCTGCATGGCTGCACCATCGGCGAGAACACCCTGATCGGGATGGGCGCGACGGTGCTGAACGGGGCCAGGATCGGCCGGAACTGCCTGATCGGCGCCGGGGCGCTGGTGACCGAGGGCAAGGAGATCCCCGATAACAGCCTGGTGATGGGGGCGCCGGCCAAGTTCGTGCGCCAGCTCGACGCGGAGGCGATCGAGGGGCTGCGCCAGTCCGCGCGCCGTTATCGCGAGAATGCGGCGCGCTTCCGCACCGGCCTGACCGCCGGGTAAGCATTGAGGCGCCTGTCGGCGGCAGGACCGTCTTGCGCCGCGCCCGACGACCGTACGGAGAGGGCTGCTAATGCCGCGTGCGCGGGATCATCTGCACCGTCATCCCCGGACAGAGCGCCGCGATTTCGCGCCGGACGATCTCGCTATTGGGCAGGACGGGGGTCACCACCACGTAAAGCCCGCGATAGCCGCCAAGCTGAAGCTGCTGGGCCAGGTCCATCGCGTCGAACTGGTCGGTCAGCAGCGGCGAAACGATCATCTCGATCCCCTGGAGCGACGGCAGCGCGGCCTGGACCAGGTCATAGGGCAGGTGCTCGCAACGCGCTCCGATGAAAGGCATTCCCCGCTGCGGTTGATCGACCCGATCGAACCCGATCAGAAGCGCCATCCCGTTTCTGTCCACCCCGGGGGCCATCTGCGCGGAACGGTCGGTGCCTGTGTTTCCCATAGTCGCACTCCCTGTGGCGACTGGCCGTCATGGCCCGATGTCTGAAAAATCTTAGTTAACCAAACCGTCAGGATATCTGTTACGCCATGCACATTTGTCAGGCTATAACGCGAGCCCGCCCGATCTGGCAATTGTCCATAGGTCGGTTCCGTCGCGTCGGGCCGTCACGTCACGGGCGACCGGACCCACTGCCGGAAATGGGGTGAAAGGTGAACGATTCTCTGGGATTGTCGATCATTGCGGGGGTGCCGGTTCCGGTGCTTCTGATCGGGGCGGACGAGCGGGTCAGCGGCATGAACGGCGCTGCCGAGGCGCTGTTCGGGCCGTCCGGAGCGGGACGGCATTACATCACCGTCCTGCGCCATCCGGCGCTGCTCGATTGCGTCGAGGAGGCCTTGCGGCTGCGCCAGTCCCGCCGGGCGCGCTATCCGCGCAGCGCCTTCGGCCGCGACGCGACCTATGACGTCACCGCCAGCCCGCTCGAGGGGGTCGCCGCGGGCGGCGTCGTGCTCAGCTTCACCGACATATCCGATCTCGAGCAGGCCGGGCAGATCCGTCGCGACTTCGTCGCCAATGTCAGCCATGAACTGAAGACGCCGCTGACCGCGCTGATGGGCTTCATCGAGACGCTGCGCGGGCCGGCGCGCAATGACGAGGCGGCGCGGGATCGGTTCCTCGACATCATGGCGCGCGAGGCCGAGCGCATGAACCGGCTGGTTTCCGACCTTCTGTCGCTCAGCCGGGTCGAGGCCGAGGAACGGATGCGGCCCGGGGCGCGGGTCGATGTGGCGGCGCTGTTGCGCAGCGCGGTGCAGACGCTGCGCCCGCTTGCCGAGGAGGCCGGGGTCGCGCTGACGCTGAGCGGGGCCGAGGCGGAGACGCATGTCCTGGGCGACGAGGACCAGTTGACCCAGGTGTTTCACAACCTCATCGAGAACGGCATCAAATATGGCGGCTCGGGCGGCGTGCTGCGGCTGGAGATGACCCGGTCCGAACGCGAACTGGCCTTTCGGGGGCCCGGCCTCAGGATCGACGTGATCGACGAGGGCGAGGGCTTCGACCCGGTGCATATCCCGCGCCTGACCGAGCGGTTCTACCGCGTCGACAACCACCGCTCGCGCGAGATGGGCGGCACCGGGCTGGGGCTTGCGATCGTCAAGCATATCGTCAACCGCCATCGCGGCCGCTTCCGCATCGACAGCGCGCCCGGCAAGGGGAGCACGTTTTCGGTGACGCTTCCAACGGTTTAGCAACCTGAGGTGGCATAATTTCGCATCGGTCCGAGATGTCGCAGCCGGGCCGGGCGCATGTCATGAAACCGTTACGTCCCTGTCACAAAAGATTGGTGCCGCAGGATTACGACCCGCCCGAGGCCGCCGCAAATCGGGTGGCCAGAACCAATCAGGAGCTTTCCATGTCCCTTGCGAAACTGACCGCTTCGGCGCTGGCCATCGCCGCCGTTTCCGCGACCGCCGCCGCCGCGCGCGACAATGTGCAGGTGGCCGGGTCCTCGACCGTGCTGCCCTATGCCTCCATCGTTGCCGAGGCCTTCGGCGAGAATTTCGACTTTCCGACCCCGGTCGTGGAATCGGGCGGCTCCTCGGCCGGCCTGAAACGCTTCTGCGAAGGCGTCGGCGAAACCTCGATCGACATCGCGAATGCCTCGCGCGCGATCAAGGACAAGGAAGTCGCGGCCTGCAAGGCCAATGGCGTCTCGGACATCATCGAGGTCCGGATCGGCTATGACGGCATCGTTTTCGCCAGCCAGCTGAACGGCCCGGCCTTCACCGCCTTCACCCCCGCCGACATCTACCGCGCGCTGGCCGCCGAGCTGCCGGTCGACGGCAAGATGGTCGCCAACCCGAACGCGACCTGGGCCGATGCCAATCCCGAGCTGCCCGCGGTCGACATCGCCGCCTTCATCCCCGGCACCAAGCACGGCACCCGGGAGGTGTTCGAGGAGAAGGTCCTGATCCAGGGCTGCGAAGAGACCGGCGCGATGGCCGAGATGGAAGCGATCGGGATGGACGAGAAGGCCGCCGAGAAGGCCTGCAAGAGCGTCCGCACCGATGGCAAATCGGTCGATATCGACGGCGACTATACCGAGACCCTGGCCCGGATCGACTCCAACCCGAACGGTATCGGCGTGTTCGGACTGGCCTTCTACGAGAACAACACCGACACGCTGAAAGTGGCGACCATGTCGGGCGTTGCGCCTTCGACCGAAACCATCGCCTCGGGCGATTACCCGGTGTCGCGTCCGCTCTACTTCTACATCAAGAAGGCCCATATCGGCGTGATCCCCGGCCTGAAGGAATTCGCCGAATTCTTCGTCTCCGACGAGATGGCCGGCCCCGACGGCCCGCTGGCGGCCTATGGCCTCGTCTCCGACCCCGAGCTGGCCGCGACCCAGCAAAAGGTTGCCAATGAAGAGACCATGAGCAACTAAGCCCTCAGCTTCGGGGCGGGCGGCGGATCGGCCGGCCGCCCCGGTTCGAGGGAATGTCATTTCAAAGACGGAGCGGTCATGCCTGTTCTCTGGCTCGTGCTCATCCTGTTCGCCCTCGGCGCGCTCGGCTTCGTGCTGGGGCGGCGCCGCGCGCTTGGCGGGGCGGGAGGCGATATACGTCTGCTGCATTCGCTACCCGCCTATTACGGCACCAATGTGGCGCTTGTGACCATGGTGCCCGCCTTCTTCCTGCTGGGGATCTGGCTGCTGGCTCAGCCCGTCGCGATCGATGCCCGGGTCTCGGCGCTGCTGCCCGACGCGGCCATCTCCGAGGGCATGACACGCGATCTGGTGATGAGCGATGTGCGCCGGGTGGCCGAGGGGCTCGACAAGGCGGTGGCCGAAGGCGAGATGACCCGCCGCGAGGCGCGCGACATCCGCGCCGGGTTCACCGATATCCGCAATCGGCTGGGTGCGGTCGGCGTGGCGCTGGGATCGAATGTCGGCGCGCCCGAGCTTTACGCCGCTCAGCGCTACCGCACGCTGTCGGGCGAGGGCCGGGTCGCGATGACGGCCGCGGTGCTGGCGCTGGCGCTGGGCGGCTTCGCGCTGTCCCTGATCCGGACCACGCCCGCCTATCGCGCCCGCAATTCGGTCGAGGCGGGCATCCGCTACGCCCTGATCTTCGCCGCCACCGTCGCCATTCTGACCACCATCGGCATCGTGCTGT
The genomic region above belongs to Rhodovulum sulfidophilum DSM 1374 and contains:
- the gmk gene encoding guanylate kinase, coding for MAIRRGLLIILSSPSGAGKSTLARRLRAWDPEIAFSVSATTRAPRPGEVDGKDYHFLTEPAFKAQVARGEMLEHAFVFGNFYGSPEAPVRAAIEAGQDVLFDIDWQGAQQIRASALGQNTLSVFLLPPSIAELRRRLVERGQDTAETIAGRMQKSWDEISHWDGYDFVLVNDDLDATEAKLKTILTATRLRRSQQPGLTEHVRALQAEFEALP
- a CDS encoding gamma carbonic anhydrase family protein; the encoded protein is MTLYTLDGVAPTLPEDGDVWIAPDANVIGKVILEAGVSVWFGATLRGDNEPITVGEGTNIQENTVCHTDMGFPLTIGAGCTIGHKAMLHGCTIGENTLIGMGATVLNGARIGRNCLIGAGALVTEGKEIPDNSLVMGAPAKFVRQLDAEAIEGLRQSARRYRENAARFRTGLTAG
- a CDS encoding ATP-binding protein produces the protein MNDSLGLSIIAGVPVPVLLIGADERVSGMNGAAEALFGPSGAGRHYITVLRHPALLDCVEEALRLRQSRRARYPRSAFGRDATYDVTASPLEGVAAGGVVLSFTDISDLEQAGQIRRDFVANVSHELKTPLTALMGFIETLRGPARNDEAARDRFLDIMAREAERMNRLVSDLLSLSRVEAEERMRPGARVDVAALLRSAVQTLRPLAEEAGVALTLSGAEAETHVLGDEDQLTQVFHNLIENGIKYGGSGGVLRLEMTRSERELAFRGPGLRIDVIDEGEGFDPVHIPRLTERFYRVDNHRSREMGGTGLGLAIVKHIVNRHRGRFRIDSAPGKGSTFSVTLPTV
- a CDS encoding PstS family phosphate ABC transporter substrate-binding protein → MSLAKLTASALAIAAVSATAAAARDNVQVAGSSTVLPYASIVAEAFGENFDFPTPVVESGGSSAGLKRFCEGVGETSIDIANASRAIKDKEVAACKANGVSDIIEVRIGYDGIVFASQLNGPAFTAFTPADIYRALAAELPVDGKMVANPNATWADANPELPAVDIAAFIPGTKHGTREVFEEKVLIQGCEETGAMAEMEAIGMDEKAAEKACKSVRTDGKSVDIDGDYTETLARIDSNPNGIGVFGLAFYENNTDTLKVATMSGVAPSTETIASGDYPVSRPLYFYIKKAHIGVIPGLKEFAEFFVSDEMAGPDGPLAAYGLVSDPELAATQQKVANEETMSN